One stretch of Nocardia mangyaensis DNA includes these proteins:
- a CDS encoding GntR family transcriptional regulator, whose product MTTFDTTRSNEPTSLRERVYRYLRQQITTGEYAGGIRLTEEQIADELQVSRTPIREALQRLTSEGLVERVRRGQLVVVAVDADARAELHELRVAFDQVAARMISAKADTVDWDSLYAELVPLETALREHGVGSAQYSMAHLAFHMAVNRAAFTPITSSFLERQAFLYPTDDYVQQPGHEPISQHRTLLDDLSSGDVERAITAARIHALRGPGNTTL is encoded by the coding sequence ATGACCACCTTCGACACCACCCGCAGCAACGAGCCGACCAGCCTGCGCGAACGCGTGTATCGCTATCTGCGTCAGCAGATCACGACGGGCGAGTACGCGGGCGGCATCCGGCTGACCGAGGAACAGATCGCCGACGAGCTCCAGGTCAGTCGCACCCCCATCCGGGAAGCGTTGCAGCGCTTGACCAGTGAGGGGCTCGTGGAGCGGGTGCGCCGCGGGCAGCTGGTTGTCGTGGCGGTCGACGCCGACGCGCGGGCCGAACTGCACGAGCTACGGGTGGCGTTCGACCAGGTCGCCGCGCGGATGATCAGCGCCAAGGCCGACACCGTCGACTGGGATTCGCTCTACGCCGAGCTCGTCCCGCTCGAGACGGCGCTGCGCGAGCACGGCGTCGGCAGCGCCCAGTACTCGATGGCCCATCTGGCCTTCCACATGGCCGTCAATCGCGCCGCGTTCACGCCGATCACCTCATCGTTCCTGGAACGGCAAGCCTTCCTGTACCCGACCGACGACTACGTCCAGCAGCCGGGCCACGAGCCCATCTCCCAGCACCGCACGCTGCTCGACGATCTATCCAGCGGTGATGTCGAGCGCGCCATCACCGCGGCGCGGATCCACGCGCTGCGCGGTCCGGGCAACACCACCCTGTAG
- the allB gene encoding allantoinase AllB, with the protein MSTPAPFDFVVTGATVVSHDDRRQQDIAVRDGRIAAVGEQLATDGVRTVDATGLLLLPGLVDMHVHLREPGMTEKEDFASGTRAAAAGGVTTVVDMPNTKPPVATAERFRQKLDLVRDKAYVDFGLYGMLDHDNDAEIAGMAELGAMGFKLFMGQTTGDNRCPNDAAIFRGLEAAAAADLVVGVHAENDHLLRMFGDRLRASGRKDPRAHLEGRPAFVEVEAVTRIVTMATEAGTKLHIHHLSTAVGLQRVLDLRAQGHQVTIETLVAHLFLDDEAYATHGNLIKLNPPIRPAGDVEALWAGIARGDVDIIATDHAPHTAAEQAEQDVWKAYGGFIGVETMLPLLLTAAAAGKLTVEDIVRLCSYQPARRWKMADKGRIAAGFDADFVLVDPTAASVLDAATLHSKHNVSPYHGWPLEGAVLATYLRGQLIFEKGDVIGAPAGRQVVPVRAPHVIAQ; encoded by the coding sequence GTGTCCACACCCGCACCATTCGACTTCGTCGTCACCGGTGCGACCGTCGTCTCGCACGACGATCGACGCCAACAGGACATCGCCGTCCGCGACGGCCGCATCGCAGCGGTCGGCGAACAGCTCGCCACCGACGGCGTGCGCACCGTCGACGCCACCGGCCTGCTCCTGCTGCCCGGTCTGGTCGACATGCACGTCCACCTGCGCGAGCCGGGGATGACCGAGAAGGAGGACTTCGCCAGCGGCACCCGTGCGGCCGCCGCGGGCGGGGTGACGACCGTGGTCGACATGCCCAACACCAAGCCGCCCGTGGCCACCGCCGAGCGCTTCCGCCAGAAGCTGGATCTGGTGCGCGACAAGGCCTATGTCGATTTCGGGCTCTACGGCATGCTCGATCACGACAACGACGCCGAGATCGCGGGCATGGCCGAGCTCGGTGCCATGGGATTCAAGCTGTTCATGGGCCAGACCACCGGGGACAACCGCTGCCCGAACGACGCGGCCATTTTCCGCGGGCTCGAAGCGGCCGCCGCCGCCGACCTCGTCGTCGGCGTGCACGCCGAGAACGACCACCTGCTGCGGATGTTCGGTGACCGGCTGCGCGCCTCCGGGCGCAAGGATCCGCGCGCCCATCTGGAGGGCAGGCCCGCGTTCGTGGAGGTCGAGGCTGTCACCCGGATCGTCACCATGGCGACCGAGGCGGGCACGAAGCTGCACATCCACCACCTGTCCACGGCGGTCGGTCTGCAGCGCGTGCTCGATCTGCGCGCCCAGGGCCATCAGGTCACCATCGAGACGCTGGTCGCGCACCTGTTCCTCGACGACGAGGCGTATGCCACGCACGGCAACCTGATCAAGCTCAACCCGCCGATCCGGCCTGCCGGCGACGTCGAGGCGCTCTGGGCCGGTATCGCCCGCGGTGACGTCGACATCATCGCCACCGACCACGCGCCGCACACCGCCGCCGAGCAGGCCGAGCAGGACGTCTGGAAAGCCTACGGCGGATTCATCGGGGTCGAGACGATGCTGCCGTTGCTGCTCACCGCGGCCGCCGCGGGCAAGCTCACCGTCGAGGACATCGTCCGGTTGTGCTCGTATCAGCCCGCGCGGCGGTGGAAGATGGCGGACAAGGGCCGGATCGCCGCCGGGTTCGACGCCGATTTCGTACTGGTCGACCCGACCGCTGCGTCCGTGCTCGACGCGGCGACCCTGCATTCGAAGCACAACGTCAGCCCGTATCACGGATGGCCGCTCGAGGGTGCGGTGCTCGCCACCTATCTGCGCGGACAATTGATCTTCGAAAAGGGTGATGTCATCGGCGCCCCGGCCGGGCGCCAGGTCGTGCCCGTCCGGGCCCCGCACGTCATCGCACAGTGA